A section of the Hyalangium minutum genome encodes:
- the ureC gene encoding urease subunit alpha — protein sequence MSRTIDRRHYADMYGPTTGDRVRLGDTGLIAEVERDFTSYGDECKFGGGKVLRDRQGQMEGIGDAEALDCVITNALIIDYTGIYKADIGIKGGRIVGIGKAGNPRIMPGVTKGMLVGVTTEVIAAEGHIVTAGGIDTHIHYICPQQAFEAIASGVTTFLGGGTGPATGTNATTCTPGARHIELMLQATDALPLNIGLTGKGNTSDPAGLVDQIRAGAAGLKLHEDWGTTPPAIDCCLGVAEAEDIQVTIHTDTLNESGFVDDSIAAFKGRTIHTYHSEGAGGGHAPDIIRVCGEPNVIPSSTNPTRPYTVNTLDEHLDMLMVCHHLDRGIPEDVAFAESRIRGETIAAEDILHDLGAISIISSDSQAMGRVGEVLTRTWQTAHKMKSQRGRLAEERGDNDNLRIRRYVAKYTINPAIAHGFSHEVGSVEVGKLADLVLWRPAFFGAKPELVVKGGFISWAQMGDANASIPTPQPMQMRPMFGAFGRATGATSLAFVSRRSLEEGRVNALGLHKHLSAVKRCRGIGKRDMKLNDALPRITVDPETYEVRADGELLRCEPATHVPLARLYSLF from the coding sequence GTGAGCCGCACGATTGATCGCCGCCACTATGCGGACATGTACGGCCCCACCACGGGGGACCGGGTGCGGCTGGGCGACACGGGCCTCATCGCCGAGGTGGAGCGGGACTTCACCTCCTATGGAGACGAGTGCAAGTTCGGCGGCGGCAAGGTGCTGCGCGACCGGCAGGGGCAGATGGAGGGCATCGGGGACGCCGAGGCGCTCGACTGCGTCATCACCAACGCGCTCATCATCGACTACACGGGCATCTACAAGGCGGACATCGGCATCAAGGGTGGCCGCATCGTGGGAATCGGCAAGGCGGGCAACCCGCGGATCATGCCGGGCGTCACGAAGGGGATGCTCGTGGGCGTCACCACCGAGGTGATTGCCGCCGAGGGGCACATCGTCACGGCGGGCGGCATCGACACGCACATTCACTACATCTGTCCGCAGCAGGCCTTCGAGGCCATTGCCTCGGGCGTCACCACCTTCCTGGGTGGAGGCACCGGGCCCGCCACGGGCACCAACGCCACCACGTGCACGCCGGGCGCGCGGCACATCGAGCTGATGCTGCAGGCCACGGACGCACTGCCGCTCAACATCGGGCTGACGGGCAAGGGGAACACGTCGGACCCGGCGGGACTGGTGGATCAGATCCGCGCGGGAGCGGCGGGGCTCAAGCTGCACGAGGACTGGGGCACCACGCCGCCGGCCATCGACTGCTGCCTGGGCGTTGCAGAGGCCGAGGACATCCAGGTCACCATCCACACGGACACGCTGAACGAGTCGGGCTTCGTGGATGACTCCATTGCCGCGTTCAAGGGGCGGACGATCCACACGTACCACTCGGAGGGCGCGGGCGGAGGGCACGCGCCGGACATCATCCGCGTGTGCGGCGAACCGAACGTCATCCCCAGCTCGACGAACCCGACGCGCCCGTACACGGTGAACACGCTGGACGAGCACCTCGACATGCTCATGGTCTGCCACCACCTGGACCGGGGCATTCCCGAGGACGTGGCGTTCGCGGAGAGCCGCATCCGCGGGGAGACCATCGCGGCGGAGGACATCCTCCACGACCTGGGGGCCATCAGCATCATCTCCAGCGACAGCCAGGCGATGGGGCGCGTGGGCGAGGTGCTCACCCGCACGTGGCAGACGGCGCACAAGATGAAGTCCCAGCGCGGGCGGCTGGCCGAGGAGCGCGGCGACAACGACAACCTCCGCATCCGCCGCTACGTGGCCAAGTACACGATCAACCCGGCCATCGCGCACGGCTTCAGCCACGAGGTGGGCTCGGTGGAGGTGGGCAAGCTGGCGGACCTGGTGCTCTGGCGCCCGGCGTTCTTCGGAGCGAAGCCGGAGCTGGTGGTGAAGGGCGGCTTCATCTCCTGGGCACAGATGGGAGACGCCAACGCCTCCATTCCCACACCGCAGCCGATGCAGATGCGGCCCATGTTCGGGGCCTTCGGGCGGGCCACGGGAGCGACGAGCCTGGCCTTCGTGTCGAGGCGCTCGCTGGAGGAGGGGCGCGTGAATGCGCTGGGGCTCCACAAGCACCTGAGCGCGGTGAAGCGCTGCCGGGGTATCGGCAAGCGGGACATGAAGCTGAATGACGCGCTGCCGCG